CCCTAATATTTATGGTGCTACCGGAACTAACCCATTTGCCTTAGCAAAAATTGTAAAAGACCTGAAGAACCGTTATGAATTATTCGGAAATGCCTATGCTGAAGTTCAGTTTGCCAAAGGGTTGAGCCTGAGAAATGAAATATCAGGAAATTTTGCAACTGCTTCAGAAGATCAGTTTGATCCTATTTATACAATGGGTGCTTATTCCAAAACCTCCAATTCTGCAACTTATTCCAGCGGAAAAAACATGTTTTATTCACTAACCAACTATTTAACCTACGGCCATTCATTTGCGAATAAGTATAATCTAAATGCTATGATAGGGCATGAGTCTAAAGTGTGGGAATATGAAAATGTGTCGGCAACGAGAAGAAACTTTCCAAGTAATAATGTACAGGCAATAAATAGTGGCGACGGCAGTACGGCAACCAACACCGGTGACAAGGGACAGACCGCAGGTGAGTCCTATTTTGGACGTATTGATTTTAAATACAATGATAAATATAATGTCACTATCAATGTGCGTAATGACGGTTCCTCCAAATTTGCACCTGATAACAGGTGGGTAACCACTTATTCAGGAGCATTCGCCTGGAGATTAAGTCAGGAAAGCTTCCTGAAAAATGTAAAAGAGATTAATGATCTGAAACTTAGGGTCGGATATGGCTTGCAGAATAACCAAAATATACGTGATTATGCATATGGCTCAACATTAACAACAGTGTCTACTTCCCTATCTGGTAATTCGCAGCTCATGGCCGCCAGTGGCAATCCTGATGTAAAATGGGAAACCACAAAAGGTTATAATACCGGCTTAGATGTAAGTATTTTAAACAGAAGAATTGAATTTTCTGTGGATGCTTACTACAAAAAAACAGAAAATCTATTACTAAGTCTTACGCTGCCATTGTATTCAGGAATGATTGATGCCACTGGTTATGCGCCGGGATCAATCCAGTCACCCTATATTAATATTGGTTCTGTTAGTAATAAGGGGATAGAATTTTCTATAACAACTCACAATGTGACCGCTAAAAACTTCAATTGGAAGAGTAACCTGACCTTATCTCATAATGTAAATAAAATTCTTGCATTAAATACAGATGCTGCTGCATTATATGGATATGCGGGTAGCACAGCCATCACCAAATCTATTGTAGGCGGGACTATTGGGGAGTATTATGGATATCAAACCCTGGGTACCTATAAAAATGCCGAAGATTTTGCAAAATACCCTGCGCTGCCTCAAAAAGGAGGAACTGCCATCCCAATTACCAACGGCTCCGGAGGAGTTTGGGTAGGAGATGTCATTTTTAAAGATCAGAATAATGACGGTATAATAGATGAGAGCGATCAGGTCTTTTTAGGCTCCCCAAATCCAAAATTCCAATTCGGAATAAACAATAGTTTCAATTTTAAAAACTTTGATTTGAACATTTTTATATCTGGTAGCTACGGCAATAAGCTTTTTAACCAGGTAAGGGTTGATGCCGAAAACCCAAATCAAAATTTCGGATATTTTAGAAATGTGCTTGATTATGCTAAAATCGGATTGATTGACCCTGCTGGTTCAGCTGCTGATATTAACAACGTATACATTACTAATCCCGAAACCAGGATTACCAGAATTAGCCAGAGCAGTGGAAATGGCAACCAGCGCTTTTCTGATAAATATATTGAAAACGGTTCCTATTTAAGGTGTAAAAGTATCACACTGGGCTATAATTTCTCGGAAAATATCTTATCTAAAATTCATTTAAAATCATTGCGCCTGTATGGTCAGGTAACGAATGTGTTTACGCTGACAAAGTACAATGGGTATGATCCTGAAATAGGCTCCTGGAATCCTCTGGCCGCAGGTGTCGATAATGGATATTATGCACAACCGCGTGTGTTTACAATTGGTGCCAATATCTCTATTCTAAACAAGTAAGACTATAACTATGAAACTGATTAAAATATACCTCCTCATTTTGTTTGTCATTGCCATAACAAGCGGTTGTAAAAAAGATTTCCTTAACCGGCCACCCTTGTCGCAAATCACAACGGATAATTTTTATAAAAGCTCTTCTGACTTAAGACTTGCTACCGCTGCACTGTACGCTCAGCCATGGAACGATTGGAATAGTTTTCCCTTGCTCGGCATTGGCGATATTCTAAGTGGCAATATGTTGCAGCCTTATAACGCCGATCTGGCCCAGCTGGCCTCATTTTCGATCACCAGTGATAATGGACAACTGAGTACCTCATGGCGCTGTTTTTACAAAATAGTAGCCCATTGTAATGCCAACATCAAAGCAATCAATACGAAATTGCCGGATAGTGTACCTGTAAAAAATAAAAATGGCGCACTTGCTGAATTAAAGTTCTTGCGTGCTACAGCGTATTTTCACCTGGCTCAGCTATGGGGTGCAGTGCCTATTATTGAGGATAATGATCAACTCATCAAAGATCCCTTATTGCCACGTCACCTGCTTAGTGATGTTTATAAATTTATAATTAACGATTTAAGGTTTGCTACAGCTTCTTTACCAAATCGTGATCAGCCTGGTCGCGTCACTACCTGGTCTGCTCAGGGCATGTTGGCTAAAGTATATCTGACGAAGGCAGGAATTAGTGGGAGCAGGAACCAGACAGATTTGGACAGCGCTGCTTTTTATGCAAAAAATGTGATCAATACCAGTGGATTAATGCTTCTGCCAAGTTATTATAACCTATTCAAGACACAATATAATGATAATCCGGAATCGCTTTTTGCCTTCCAGTGGGCACCGGGTGTAGGTTACGGCAATGGTAATGCAATCCAGACCCAATTTGCACCAAGTAGTGCTGTGGTGCCTCCGGGTGGTGGCTGGGGCGGTGCGATCGGGCCAACCTTTGACCTGGATAGCCTATACGCTCCGCAGGATTCCATACGCCGTAAAGCTACTTTTATGCTCACAGGTGATCATTATCCCGAACTGAATGCAGCAGGAGGCGGGTATACTGCAACAAGTTGCAGTGTTAAAAAGCATATTGTCGGTACAGCAGTCGATAATAATTCACCAACAATGGACATTTGGTCCTCTACCGAACACAATACCGTATTGCGTTTGGGAGATGTCTACTTAGTATACGTTGAAGCCTTATTAGGCAACAATAGTTCAACCGCAAACCCTGAGGCATTAAGAGTTTTCAATATGATCAGAAAAAGAGCTGGTATTGACGAGGTAACTAATATTACAACAGAATCACTTAGGAATGAAAGGAGAATTGAACTGGCATTTGAAGGGCAGTACTGGTTTGACCTGGTTCGCCTTTCCTATTATAATCCACAAGGAGCTATTACCTTGCTGAACAATCAGATTCTAAAGAATACCAGGGTGCAGTTTACTTATAATCCCTCCACTGGTGTAAAAACAAAATCTGCTAATGGCATGGTAATCACTCCACCAACGATTGCCACGTTTACCTTGCCGATACCGGCTACAGAGATTACAGCAGACCCCAAATTATTGGGTGCTCCGGTGGCGTATTACTAACCTGAATTATTTATTATTTAATGATAAAATATGAAAAAGCTATTCAACAAGGCAAGTAACTGTTTATTACTTGTTTTATTTGCAACGATGTTCTTCATACAGCAGGGTTGTAAAAAAGATAAATCATCGTCTTCCGGTGCCCCTGTTATTACGGGTGTGCGTAATTATGTAGCCAGCCCCGGAGATTCCCTTTTAACTAGTGTAGGTACCGGAAAGTGGATTGTCATTTCAGGCCAGAACTTAAAAGGTACACTTCAGATTTATTTTAACGGGGTGAAAGGCTCGTTTAACGATGCCTGGTTTTCAGATACAAGTGCTATTGTACTATTGCCTGATGTGATTGCCTTTCCGTTGGTAGAGGCTGCTCAGCTGAATACTATACGGTACATCACGACCCATGGAGAAACTACATTTTCTTTTCCTATTGTAGCTCCTGCCCCTACAATTTCCGGCATATCTAACGAAAGTGCCAACGCAGGTGACTCTGTTAAGATCAATGGATTTAACTTCTTTTTTATCCAGCGCGTCAGTTATGCAGGAGTTGAGGTTACAGGTTTTAAAGGTTCCAGCGATGGTACTTCTATCAGCATGAAGGTGCCGGCAAGTGTTTCAACAGGCGGGCCGGTAACCGTAGTCACAAAATCGGGCTCGGTCACTACCTTTTATCATGTCCACGATTACGTGACTGGCGTATTGAATAACTACGATGGGGTAAACAATTTTTCATGGGGATCTCCTGTTTCAAACAGCGCAGTGGATTTTCCTGGAAATAATGGCAATTACGGAGTGCTGAAGGCGTCAAATATACCCGGCGGAAATGGAAATTGGTGGGATAACGGACGGTCAATGAATGCGGATGGAGTACAATGGGTACCGGTCGCTAATTTAAAGGACACGCTAAATAATTATGCGTTAAAGTTCGAAATGGCAGTTAATAAGCCATGGATAAATGGTTCCATTCAGATCGTAAAAGATTATACCTGGACTTACTCTGCCCTTTATCGCCCTTGGAGAAACAGCAATGGTTCAATCACGCCATTTAAAACAAAGGGCTGGCAAACCGTTACGATTCCATTGTCAAATTTTTTAAACAACAGCTTGCCAGCTTCTACACTAACGGCTTTATTGGGGGAGACCGGAAAAGGTGCTATTAACATTACGTTTATCAATGACGGTACAACGATAGTTGCTGATTTTGAAGCGGCTATAGACAATATACGCGTAGTAAAAGTAAAATAAATTCAAACCCTAAATATCAACCAATGAATCATCCCCTAACTTTAAAAATTAAATCGCAGCAGTCTTTCTTTGTATTGCTGCTGCTGATTACCTTGCTGACTTCATTCTGTAAAAAGAAAGAAGAAGTTCAGCCGCAACTCAACGTTTCTTTATCTGAACTTGCATTTCAGCCGGAAGGAGGAATCTCCAGTATCATTGTGACCAGTAATAGTAAATGGAGTGTTAACAATCCAGGAGCTACATGGTTACAACTAGATCAAACAACAGGAAATGGCGGAAGTACAACCTTGAAACTGACCGCAGTACCTAATGGTACGGGAGTTTCCCGTTCTGCTACGCTGATTGTTACTTCGGGCGGGCAGGCCAGACGGGTTAAGCTGTCTCAGGTAAGTGATCTGTATCCTTCGTACAATACATCTCCCAAAACGCCTGATGCAACAGGCATGGGAAGCAACGCCGTCCAATTGGCTGCAAAAATGCATTTGGGATGGAATATCGGTAATACCATGGAATCTCCAGGTGGCGAAACTGGCTGGGGAAATCCGCAGATTACGGAATCCTATGTGAGATTTTTAAAGCAGACAGGCTTTAATGCGGTAAGGCTTCCATGTGCTTGGGACTGGCACCATTTAAGCGATCGGTCGAAAGCGAAAATTGACCCTGCATGGCTTAGCAGAGTGAAAGAGGTGGTTCAGTATTGTGTAAACAACGACATGTATGTATTGCTCAATATCCACTGGGACAACGGCTGGCTGGATGCTAATATCAATAACCTGAAGAAAGATTCGGTTAACGCTAAGCAAAAAGCACTTTGGGAACAGATCGCTACTACAATGAGAGACTTTGATGAGCATCTGATGTTTGCCAGTGCTAATGAACCTCCGGCTGAAAATGCAGAACAGATGGAAATACTCAATAGTTACCACCAGACATTTATCAATGCAGTTCGCTCTACCGGTGGCAGGAACAGTTATCGGGTGTTGGTTGTTCAGGGACCTGGAACTGATTTCGATAAAACCGACAGATTGATGAATACGCTTCCAACAGATCAGATTTCTAATCGCATGATGGTGGAAGTGCATAATTACACCCCCGCTCAATTTACGATCTTAGATCAGGATGCAAGCTGGGGGAAGATGTTTTACTATTGGGGGGCAAGCCATCACTCTACTATTCAGCCCGATCGTAATCCAACCTGGGGGGGAGAAAGTGAACATATCAGGGTATTCGGCCTGATGAAAGCCAAATTTATAGACAAAGGGATCCCGGTACTCATGGGTGAATACGGGGCTTATAGAAGGGGGAATTCTCAAAATGTTCCCTTAGATCTGAACACACACAATGATGCAGTAGATTATTGGAATCGGTATGTAACTAAACAGGCCATCCAGCATGGTCTTAAGCCTTTCTTTTGGGATACCGGGGCTGCATTGGATCGCAGAAACAACAGGGTGCTTGATCAGCGTACGATAGATGCCATCCTTGCGGGCTCCAGGTAAAATCGATGAGATAAGATGAAAAAAACACTTTTTATAATATTCCTTTTTATTCAGGTACAGAGTGATGCTCAGATTACTTTGCCAAAAGTATTTTCGGATCATATGGTTCTGCAAAGAGATCTTGAAATTCCTGTTTGGGGAAACTCGGCTCCGGGTGCGCATATCCTGGCAGAACTTGGAAAATCCCAAGCCACTGCAACAGCAGATCGGAATGGAAAATGGAAGCTTCGTTTCCCAACATTTAAAGCAGGTGGTCCCTACGAACTCAAAATTTCTGAATCCGGGAAACCGGATTCAGAAATTAGACTGAAAGGAGTGCTGATCGGAGATGTCTGGTTTGCTTCCGGGCAGTCCAATATGGAATGGGCTGTGCAACAGGCTCAGGATGCGGATCAGGAAATTGCAAGTGCCAACTATCCTGAAATCCGTTTACTTCAGGTAGCGCATGATCAGCAATTAACCCCTCAGCAGGATATCTTGTCCGGAAAATGGAAAGTTTGTAATCCTGTAAATGTATCACAGTTCTCAGCCGTTGCGTATTACTTTGCCCGAATAATTCATAAGGATCAGCAGGTTCCGATCGGCATTATCCAAAGCACATGGGGAGGTACGCCGATAGAATCCTGGACTAGCCGCGACAAATTGCTTAGCGCTGCAGTCACCCAAAAAAAAGCACTCGCAAATGATACACTCAGTCAGCAGCATTTTGTGAAAGATAGTCTTGACCTGATCCGCTTCTGGGATATAGTATATCATCCACAGCATAATACCGATAAGATCATACCGGAACCAAAGTACGATGACGCGAGCTGGCCGGTTGTTGAAATGCCCCGGCTGATTAAAGATTTTGGCATCGGACCTTATGAAGGGATGCTTTGGTTGCGTAAAAAACTCATCCTGCCCGAATCTTTTTCCGGAAAAGAATTGACATTGCATATCGGGCATCCCGAGATGAATTACTCTCTATATTTCAACGGAAAGGAAGTCTGTAAAACTAAATGGAATAGCGAGAAGAATCATTCTTACCCCATTCCGGCTGGTTGGCAGAAAAAAGGAGAAAATTTTGTAGCCATCCGATTGGCGATGTTATGGAGCGGGGGCGGATTAAATGCTCCTGCGGAGGACATGTATATTACTGACGGTGCTGCCAGGGTTCCTTTAGCAGGAAAATGGTCCTATCAAAAAGATCTGGAGCCAGGCCTTCCCAAAATATATAATTACCACTATTATCCGTTCTTGCTGTTTAATGCAATGGTGAATCCGGTCATTCCTTACGGGATCAGAGGATTCCTC
This region of Pedobacter steynii genomic DNA includes:
- a CDS encoding SusC/RagA family TonB-linked outer membrane protein; translated protein: MNQTISIRKLPVFLWLVTSIVFLHFKGYAQERQITGKIIATDDSTPLWGAIVQLKAKNKSTSTNEQGQYFIKANTGDILIFKMIGYRQQEIMVGDGSVINVNLKAEHTKLDEVVVIGYGDKSRRDLTGSVSSVSGADIVKTQPTTVDQALQGKVPGVVVQQISGQPGGGVSVQIRGLSGFSNNPPLYVIDGVQILPSTGDKGTNPLSSINPSEVASIDILKDASATAIYGAQATNGVIIITTKRGSSGPPVINYDGYAGGQALPKYYDVMDLREYATFMNEKAAIIGYDLRPHFANPKYLGEGTDWQEALFRTALMQNHNLSLSGGDARTKYYLSGTYFSQDGIALGSDFKRISTRLNLDNKTTDWLKIGASLQLANVKENVTTSQSGVIRQALNQTPDVNIVNPDGSWGGNDPNIYGATGTNPFALAKIVKDLKNRYELFGNAYAEVQFAKGLSLRNEISGNFATASEDQFDPIYTMGAYSKTSNSATYSSGKNMFYSLTNYLTYGHSFANKYNLNAMIGHESKVWEYENVSATRRNFPSNNVQAINSGDGSTATNTGDKGQTAGESYFGRIDFKYNDKYNVTINVRNDGSSKFAPDNRWVTTYSGAFAWRLSQESFLKNVKEINDLKLRVGYGLQNNQNIRDYAYGSTLTTVSTSLSGNSQLMAASGNPDVKWETTKGYNTGLDVSILNRRIEFSVDAYYKKTENLLLSLTLPLYSGMIDATGYAPGSIQSPYINIGSVSNKGIEFSITTHNVTAKNFNWKSNLTLSHNVNKILALNTDAAALYGYAGSTAITKSIVGGTIGEYYGYQTLGTYKNAEDFAKYPALPQKGGTAIPITNGSGGVWVGDVIFKDQNNDGIIDESDQVFLGSPNPKFQFGINNSFNFKNFDLNIFISGSYGNKLFNQVRVDAENPNQNFGYFRNVLDYAKIGLIDPAGSAADINNVYITNPETRITRISQSSGNGNQRFSDKYIENGSYLRCKSITLGYNFSENILSKIHLKSLRLYGQVTNVFTLTKYNGYDPEIGSWNPLAAGVDNGYYAQPRVFTIGANISILNK
- a CDS encoding RagB/SusD family nutrient uptake outer membrane protein, translated to MKLIKIYLLILFVIAITSGCKKDFLNRPPLSQITTDNFYKSSSDLRLATAALYAQPWNDWNSFPLLGIGDILSGNMLQPYNADLAQLASFSITSDNGQLSTSWRCFYKIVAHCNANIKAINTKLPDSVPVKNKNGALAELKFLRATAYFHLAQLWGAVPIIEDNDQLIKDPLLPRHLLSDVYKFIINDLRFATASLPNRDQPGRVTTWSAQGMLAKVYLTKAGISGSRNQTDLDSAAFYAKNVINTSGLMLLPSYYNLFKTQYNDNPESLFAFQWAPGVGYGNGNAIQTQFAPSSAVVPPGGGWGGAIGPTFDLDSLYAPQDSIRRKATFMLTGDHYPELNAAGGGYTATSCSVKKHIVGTAVDNNSPTMDIWSSTEHNTVLRLGDVYLVYVEALLGNNSSTANPEALRVFNMIRKRAGIDEVTNITTESLRNERRIELAFEGQYWFDLVRLSYYNPQGAITLLNNQILKNTRVQFTYNPSTGVKTKSANGMVITPPTIATFTLPIPATEITADPKLLGAPVAYY
- a CDS encoding glycan-binding surface protein, giving the protein MKKLFNKASNCLLLVLFATMFFIQQGCKKDKSSSSGAPVITGVRNYVASPGDSLLTSVGTGKWIVISGQNLKGTLQIYFNGVKGSFNDAWFSDTSAIVLLPDVIAFPLVEAAQLNTIRYITTHGETTFSFPIVAPAPTISGISNESANAGDSVKINGFNFFFIQRVSYAGVEVTGFKGSSDGTSISMKVPASVSTGGPVTVVTKSGSVTTFYHVHDYVTGVLNNYDGVNNFSWGSPVSNSAVDFPGNNGNYGVLKASNIPGGNGNWWDNGRSMNADGVQWVPVANLKDTLNNYALKFEMAVNKPWINGSIQIVKDYTWTYSALYRPWRNSNGSITPFKTKGWQTVTIPLSNFLNNSLPASTLTALLGETGKGAINITFINDGTTIVADFEAAIDNIRVVKVK
- a CDS encoding cellulase family glycosylhydrolase; its protein translation is MNHPLTLKIKSQQSFFVLLLLITLLTSFCKKKEEVQPQLNVSLSELAFQPEGGISSIIVTSNSKWSVNNPGATWLQLDQTTGNGGSTTLKLTAVPNGTGVSRSATLIVTSGGQARRVKLSQVSDLYPSYNTSPKTPDATGMGSNAVQLAAKMHLGWNIGNTMESPGGETGWGNPQITESYVRFLKQTGFNAVRLPCAWDWHHLSDRSKAKIDPAWLSRVKEVVQYCVNNDMYVLLNIHWDNGWLDANINNLKKDSVNAKQKALWEQIATTMRDFDEHLMFASANEPPAENAEQMEILNSYHQTFINAVRSTGGRNSYRVLVVQGPGTDFDKTDRLMNTLPTDQISNRMMVEVHNYTPAQFTILDQDASWGKMFYYWGASHHSTIQPDRNPTWGGESEHIRVFGLMKAKFIDKGIPVLMGEYGAYRRGNSQNVPLDLNTHNDAVDYWNRYVTKQAIQHGLKPFFWDTGAALDRRNNRVLDQRTIDAILAGSR
- a CDS encoding sialate O-acetylesterase codes for the protein MKKTLFIIFLFIQVQSDAQITLPKVFSDHMVLQRDLEIPVWGNSAPGAHILAELGKSQATATADRNGKWKLRFPTFKAGGPYELKISESGKPDSEIRLKGVLIGDVWFASGQSNMEWAVQQAQDADQEIASANYPEIRLLQVAHDQQLTPQQDILSGKWKVCNPVNVSQFSAVAYYFARIIHKDQQVPIGIIQSTWGGTPIESWTSRDKLLSAAVTQKKALANDTLSQQHFVKDSLDLIRFWDIVYHPQHNTDKIIPEPKYDDASWPVVEMPRLIKDFGIGPYEGMLWLRKKLILPESFSGKELTLHIGHPEMNYSLYFNGKEVCKTKWNSEKNHSYPIPAGWQKKGENFVAIRLAMLWSGGGLNAPAEDMYITDGAARVPLAGKWSYQKDLEPGLPKIYNYHYYPFLLFNAMVNPVIPYGIRGFLWYQGEANESEAYQYRKLFPMLITDWRKRWGQGDLPFLYAQLANFKKVKPLPSESEWAELREAQTLTLSYPNTGMACIIDIGAADNIHPTNKQEVGRRLALNANKLVYKQNGTASGPLYKSYRKEGNRIRISFTNVPASLAARDGKKITGFAVAGKDRQFHWAKAAIAGKEVVVYCDQVSDPEALRYGWADNPECNLINSEGLPAIPFRTDNWKGITQK